From the genome of Miscanthus floridulus cultivar M001 chromosome 10, ASM1932011v1, whole genome shotgun sequence, one region includes:
- the LOC136488928 gene encoding mitogen-activated protein kinase 14-like, giving the protein MDFFTEYGEGSRYKIEEVIAKGSYGVVCSALDTHTGEKVAIKKINEIFEHVSDATRILREIKLLRLLRHPDIVEIKHILLPPSRRENNNNNKAFKSQTSWGRLELKPSRNNQGSGTWIAVFQALLSKALADPYFKNIANVDREPSAQPVTKLEFEFERRRITKEDIRELIYREILEYHPNMLREFLEGTESTGFMYPSAVDHFKKQFAYLEEHYAKGSTAAPPERQHNSLPRVKLQKELVPAACTHLSSWASGASRPARVVGSAMRYGNSSSSAAYQYEQRRTAKNPTIGATGVSPRGSYSRTIPTCKSETSEADRIDASQTGQPKPYIPNKLPTTVDGRNGNW; this is encoded by the exons ATGGATTTTTTCACTGAGTATGGTGAGGGAAGCAGGTACAAGATAGAAGAGGTCATAGCAAAAGGAAGTTACGGTGTGGTTTGCTCTGCTTTGGACACTCACACTGGTGAAAAGGTTGCAATAAAGAAGATAAATGAAATATTTGAACATGTGTCTGATGCAACACGTATACTTCGTGAGATCAAGCTGCTTCGGCTCCTGCGACATCCGGATATTGTAGAAATAAAACATATTTTACTTCCTCCATCAAGGAgggaaaacaacaacaacaacaaagcctttaaatcccaaacaagttggggtaggctagaattgaaacccagcagaaacaatcaaggttcaggcacgtggatAGCTGtgttccaagcactcctatctaaa GCCCTTGCTGATCCATATTTCAAGAACATAGCCAATGTGGATAGAGAACCATCAGCACAGCCTGTGACAAAGCTGGAATTTGAGTTTGAGAGGCGGAGGATTACCAAAGAAGATATAAGGGAACTCATTTACAGAGAAATTCTGGAGTATCATCCAAATATGTTGAGAGAATTCCTTGAGGGGACCGAGTCAACTGGTTTCATGTACCCAAG TGCTGTGGATCATTTTAAGAAGCAATTTGCATATCTTGAAGAACACTACGCAAAGGGATCAACAGCAGCTCCACCTGAGAGGCAACACAACTCTCTTCCAAG GGTTAAACTTCAAAAGGAACTTGTTCCTGCAGCATGCACACATCTGAGCTCATGGGCCA GTGGTGCTTCAAGGCCTGCTAGAGTGGTTGGTTCTGCAATGCGATATGGTAACAGTTCATCATCTGCTGCCTACCAATATGAACAGAGAAGGACAGCTAAAAACCCAACAATTGGTGCTACTGGTGTTTCACCTAGGGGCTCATACTCCAGAACAATTCCTACCTGCAAGAGCGAAACAAGCGAGGCTGACAGGATTGATGCAAGCCAAACTGGACAGCCAAAGCCATACATCCCAAACAAACTACCTACTACAGTAGATGGCCGGAATGGTAACTGGTAG
- the LOC136488927 gene encoding uncharacterized protein, giving the protein MGPMDNFTKPMDSSSLAKGKKLHQLNISEHVKKERLHRFKRYVARWLYVRRVPFNAIDNTEFDQMIEAVGRFGAGAKKPYQHELREKLLQEEVQDTKEMLKAHEKEWSKNGCSIMTDAWTDQKRRSIMNMCVNCSIGTSFLESKDVSAESHTGELIFQYVNSYIDKVGADNIVQVVTDNASNNMAAKDLLSVERPQIFWTSCATHTINLMLEAMGKMKKFKTTIEQAKALTIFIYAHHRTLALMRKFTKKREIVRPGVTRFASNFLTLQSLFEKKEQLRKMSQSEEWEKISHVKSAKGVQATATLVRPNFWSSVALCLRVFEPLVKVLRMVDGDVKPSMTFLYGEILKAKGDIKVAIGNIPGAAGLYSSIMQIIDVKMKNRLDTTMMTPSFNLRKSWMAS; this is encoded by the exons ATGGGTCCTATGGACAACTTCACAAAGCCTATGGACTCTAGTTCATTGGCCAAGGGGAAGAAGCTCCATCAGCTTAATATCAGTGAGCATGTCAAGAAAGAAAGACTTCATAGGTTCAAGAGATATGTGGCAAGATGGTTGTACGTTCGCA GAGTACCTTTCAATGCAATCGATAATACAGAGTTTGATCAAATGATTGAAGCTGTCGGTCGCTTTGGGGCGGGTGCAAAGAAGCCTTATCAGCATGAGTTGAGAGAGAAGCTGCTGCAAGAGGAAGTTCAAGATACAAAGGAGATGTTGAAGGCACATGAGAAAGAATGGAGCAAGAATGGTTGCTCCATTATGACAGATGCTTGGACTGATCAGAAACGAAGAAGCATTATGAATATGTGTGTCAATTGTAGCATTGGTACAAGCTTTCTTGAGTCAAAAGATGTTTCAGCCGAGTCCCACACTGGAGAACTCATTTTTCAGTATGTGAACAGCTACATTGACAAAGTTGGGGCTGACAATATAGTTCAAGTAGTCACAGATAATGCTTCAAACAACATGGCAGCAAAGGATTTATTGTCTGTAGAGAGGCCTCAAATATTTTGGACTTCATGTGCAACTCACACAATCAATTTGATGCTTGAAGCAATGGGAAAGATGAAGAAGTTCAAGACCACAATTGAGCAAGCAAAGGCATTGACAATCTTCATTTATGCACACCATAGGACCTTGGCATTGATGAGGAAGTTTACAAAGAAAAGAGAGATTGTTCGGCCAGGCGTGACTAGATTTGCATCCAACTTTCTCACCTTGCAGAGTTTGTTTGAGAAGAAGGAGCAGCTAAGGAAGATGTCTCAAAGTGAAGAGTGGGAGAAGATAAGCCATGTCAAGAGTGCAAAAGGAGTGCAAGCCACAGCCACCTTGGTGAGGCCAAATTTTTGGAGTTCTGTTGCACTTTGCTTGAGGGTATTTGAGCCATTGGTGAAAGTCCTTCGGATGGTTGATGGGGATGTGAAGCCATCAATGACATTTCTTTATGGAGAAATCCTTAAGGCCAAGGGAGACATCAAGGTGGCTATTGGAAACATTCCTGGGGCAGCAGGGTTGTATAGTTCTATCATGCAAATCATTGATGTGAAGATGAAAAATAGGCTGGACA CTACAATGATGACTCCATCTTTCAATCTGAGGAAGTCATGGATGGCTTCTTAA